The Anaerolineales bacterium region GCGACGGCCAGGCCGGCACGTGCGAAACGCAGCAGCATTTCCTGGACATCTTCGGGGATAGAATTGTCGTCCGAATCCTGAACTTCCCGGCCGTAGATTCCAAAAGCCGGAAGACCTTTTTGGCTGTGGCCGGCAAGTACTGCGGCAAGATAGACCGCACCGGGGCGTTCTGTACCGTTGAAACCCCAAACGGCTTTCGGGATCAGCGGATCCATGTCCATCGTTTCCGATCCGTAGCACCAGCATGGAGTCACCGTCAATGAAACCCCAACGCCTTCACGGACGAACTTGTCCGCGCAGCGAGCGGCCTCGGCAACACCTCCGATGGTGGTATCGGCGATCACGCATTCCACCGGCAGACCGTTCGCGTGGCGCAGGTTTTCACACAGGAAAGCTGCCACGTCGTTCGCCATACGCGTAGTCTGTCCTTCAAGTGATTCGCGCACGCCCTGCAGACGGCCATCGATGGTGGGGCGGATTCCTATTTTCGGCATGGAGCCAACGAGACGATTTGCGGGAGGGTTAATATCCATTTTCTACTCCTAAACAGTGCTGATTCTTGAGGGTTCTTCCACTGAAGAGCAGGGACTGCCGGTGATTATTGGATGGCTCCGAGTTCCTTCTCACAGAATCTCGCCATCCAAGGTTGCCCGAACGGAATGAAGCCCGTCTGAATGAGAGTATATTCTTACTGAACCCAGCTATCGAACGCTAGAGATTGAAGATTACGATCGCCACGCCCGCAGCGCTGAACACGATCCCGATGAGCAAAGTCCCCCATGCGCCGCGCGTCGAACCGGGCTCCAGAACGGCCTGGGACGGATTTTCGGGATTGTAATGGACGTTGACGCGCTGCCCGGTTTGATAGTTCAACTTCGCTTCCGCTCGGGCTCGTGTGGGATAATGCCACTTCGAACCGATGTTGACCTGATCGCTGCTGTATTGCTGCCCGCCGATCGAGTATGTATAGACCACATGCGGCGTGTATTGTCTGCTCGTCATGCCATCCGAGTCCGTCGACACACTCACCTCCACCGTAGCGTCGGCGACTCGTCCCTCGACGGCCGGCCAGGCTGCACTCGCCTTGCCCGTGCGATAATGCACGACGCCCCGTACGAGAGCGAACAAGCCGATCGCGGTGAAGACCAAACCGAAGATTAAACCCATTTTTCCTCCCCTCTCATCCGAAGTTGACGACCGACCATCTGCCGATAAAGCGCGTTCGAAACTCGCATTCCCTGCTGACGCCACACTGCGGAACAGGAAACTCAACGACGCAGATCGTGAGCAAATCCTGCCCATCCTCTATGGTGGACAAATCGAGCGACCCAACTCCGGAAGCGGTTCACCCGCCAAGATCCGGGAAGGCTCCGAGAAGCGCAGGGTGCACCAGTTTCCCGTCGCGCATGTTGAGTGATTCTCGATGACCCTCGGAGAGCGCGAGGAAAGAATCGAGACCCAATTTGGCGAGCTGCCGGCAGTACGGCAGGGTTGCGTGCCCGAGAGCCTGGCTGCTGGTTCGGCTCACCGCGCCGGGGATGTTCGCCACGCAGTAATGCACGACGCCGTCGACGAGGTACGTGGGATCGCTGTGGGTCGTGGGACGGCTGGTTTCAAAACAGCCCCCCTGATCGATGGAGACATCCACCAGCACGGCGCCGCGTTTCATCGTCCGGATGATTTCCCGGGTGATCAGGACCGGCGTTTTCCCGCCCGGAATAAGCACCGCGCCGACGATCAAGTCGGCGTATTTGGCGTGGTAGGCAATGGCGTGGGGATCGGAAAAAACCGTGGTGACGTTGGGCGGCATCACTTCTTCGAGATAGCGCAGGCGGTCGAGGTTGATGTCCATGACGATGATGTTGGCCCCCATTCCCGCCGCGACCTGTGTGGCGGCGGTGCCTACGACGCCGGCGCCGAGGATGAGTACGTTGGCCGGCTTGACGCCGGTGACGCCGCCGAGCAGGACGCCGCGGCCGTGCCGCTGCTTTTCGAGGGATTTGGCTCCCTCCTGGACAGACATCTTGCCCGCCACCTCGCTCATGGGCGTGAGCAGCGGCAGCCTGCCCTGTTCGTCCGCCAGGGTTTCAAACGCCACGGCCGAAATGCCCGATTGGAGACAGTCTTCCGTCAGCTCCCGGGAGCTGGCGAAATGAAAGTAGCAGAACAGGATCTGGCCTTTTCCGAGTTTGTCGATTTCCTTGGGCTGCGGCTCCTTGACCTTGAGGACCAATTCCGATTTTGCATAGATCGCTTCCCAGGAATCCTCGATGGTCGCTCCGGCGTCGATGTAATCCTGGTCGGGATAGCCGCTTTCGAGTCCGGCTTCCCGCTCGATCAGCACCTCATGACCGTCCTTGACCAGCAGCTCCGCACCTACCGGCAACATCCCGACGCGATACTCATCGGGCTTGATCTCACGCGGCACCCCGATAATCACATCGACCTCCTTTGTATATATAGTTTTAAGTAATTATAGGTTAATCTACAGGTCCAAGCCACGCAGGACACGAAAACGTCATTTCCGACAGCAATTGATGCTGAGAAAACCCAATTTACAGTCTACGCCGATGGATCATCCGCGGTCCGACGGCGAATCATCCGCCACAGACCCGAAAGAAAGTTCATGCGAGGCACACGTTTCACGTAATCCAGATATTCATCCCCGAACTTATTAATGCACGCCTCCTCCTCATCGTACGTATTCAAGTAGTATATCGGCGCGGCGATGAGCCCCAATACGATCACCGACCAGTGCCAGGTAATTAACGGCAGCGCAATGGCCATCAAAACGCCCGCAAGATACTGCGGGTGGCGCACGATTCCATAGATTCCACGATCGACCAACGCCGACGTCCGCATGTATCCACGTCCCTCCACACTTCCCAAGCGTCGAAACGTGTATATCGGCAGCCAGCCAAACAATCCCGAAAGCATGAGGATGAACCAGCCGGCATTCATGCGTAATTCATTACTCGCGGGATCGTGAAAGGCAATGGCAGACCCAATTTGCCCCACGGCGCCAATCGTAATGAGCACACCGGAAATCATCATTTTCTTATCGCGCATGAGTGAGCCTCCTTTCTTTCGTTCGATCTCAAACCCTTATACTGCCGCACTCAGCTTGCGCGGGACCGCCCCTTATATTTCCCGATCTTCGAGAAAATGATTGCCTACTGGAAGCGAGCCAGTATCTTTTTCACTTTTACCAGATGGTCTTTTTCGTAATGATGGATGTTGATCTCGAGCATTTGAACAGGCGTGATTGATTTGTGGTTCCAGAACCTGGCGGCCCACATCGATGCCGGGATTTGCATGCAGCGTTGAATGAACGCCTCGCCGTTGGTCACGAATTCAGCGAACACGGAGTCCCAGGGTTGATCTTTCCGCTTTTCGACCGAGGCTGCGTTGAATTTCGCCATACTCCCCCAGTATGCAGGCTCCTCACCGGCTTCCAGTGCATCCGCGATGTCGACGAAGTATCGATCCCACCCCGCAAGATGGGCGACGACGTCTTTCAAACACCATTGATTGAAGAGCCGTTCCGTTCGCTTCGAAGCGGGAATTTGCTGCAGGACGTCGATGAATTCGGTGCGGATTTCCTGGAACCGATCCAACAATTCGTCCATGACTTTGCCTCACTTCACATCCTGGTCGTAGGAGCGCAGGAGATAGTAATAGTATGCCATCACTTCCCTGGGGATATACAGCAGATCGCGCAGCCCCCAGTACGTGGCGTTGACGGAATACACCGGCGTCACGCCAAAGCGCTTCAGAGTCAGCTTCGTCCGGGGAACGTGAAAGTACTGTGTGATGACCAATACGCTGTGCATGTCGTTCGTCCGCATGATTCGAGAAGCGTTGCGCGCCGTCATGAAGGTGTCCGTTCCGCCGCTGTCGATGAATATACGCGCTTCAGGCACCCCGTGATCGGCCAGATAGGCCGCCATTACCTGCGCTTCGTCGTACCCTTCCCAACCCAAGCCGCCGCTCACGATCAGATACTCGAAATAACCCCGCTCGAACAGGTCCGCCGCCGTGTCCAACCGCGCGGTCAGACGATGAGAGGGCGTACCGTCGGTCTTGACTTTGGCGCCCATCACGAGAGCGACGTCCGCTCTCTGCAGTTCGTCCGTGACGCCGTCCCAGACGATGGCTATGGTGGAGACCGCTAAAAATGCGATCAGTCCGGCAAACGAAAATCTCCACAATCGGAACCTCAACAATCGCCCGGGCAAGTGAATAATCTTGCCCGCAACCCTGCCGATTCGAGTTCCGAGTCCGGACAACGCGTTACGCATCACTCAAGGCCAATTTCAGCGCCAATACCGCAAAGACCAGGGCAAAAGTGCGCTGCACGTATCGCATTGCCCTGGGGGAGTTCAACAGATAAGCACTGACACCGCTGGCCAGAATGCCATACAAAATGAAAATGATCAGGGTCATGAGCATGAAAAGCGCACCCAGGCCGATCATCTGCTGCGTGGGGGAAGATACATCCGCCGAAATGAATTGCGGAAGGAAAGCGAAGAAGAAAAGCGCCAGCTTCGGGTTGAGAAGGTTGATCAAGATCCCTCGAAGTATGATTTGGAATGCATTCTTGTTGCTCGCTTGGCCGTCCAATTGGATTGCGCCCGTATCCTGCCACATCGACCAGGCGAGAAAGAGCAGATACAACGTCCCGGTGATCTTCAAGATCTGGAAGATGACTGCGCTGTTATGCAGGATCACCGAGAGACCGAAAATACTGGCCGTCAGGTGCGGAACGATTCCCGCCGTGCAGCCGATTGCCGCTGCGATGCTCGCTCGCCAGCGCAGCGCAAGTCCCGTCGAAACGGTGTAGATGACGCCCGTTCCGGGAACGAGAACGACGACGAGGGAAGTGAGTAGAAACTCGGCATCGATCATCTGCGCACCCATCTTTTTCCGGCGGATGCAGACGTATTTGGCTGATATCGACAGCCGGCTGCTTTCAAAGTATTCGCAGCCTCGAGTTCAGGATAGTTGAAAGCAGAGTGAGTATATATACAGCGCAGCATCGAATCCATTCCCATGCCGATTTCACTCACGCCAACGACTTCTTCAGCTCCGCCAATTCTTCGGGATCGACAAGATACTCTTCCACGAAACCGCAATCCGTACAAGCAAATCGGTTGATTCTCGAATATCCAGTATCATGCAAACCGAAGGGATAGATTTTGGACATGAAAGATTCGCCAGCGAGTTGGACAATCTGGGTCGACTCGCATTTCGGACATCGCTTGTTGGTTTTCATCGGCCGGCTCCTGTGTATCGAATAAAGGCTAGGATATCACGCTTTATCGTTGCCGATCATAGGATGGAAATTCCCCGTTGATCCCTACGGAGGCACAAATGGAATCACGATCATACTCTGGAGGGGGAATTCCACTTCATGTTGTCGATGATTCTCCATACCCCACATTCAGCCGTTCACCGCTCGAGCTTCAGACGTAAGGATGGTCCTCCCCGTGACGGAATTCCTCCTGAAACTCTACTCCGTCTCAGCAGCCAATTGGGACCGTAGGGACTGACGATCCGAAGGCAGTCCGTAGAGTTCCATCAGATTGCTCTGGTACTCCCACAACGGATCGTGTGCGACCAGCGTACGCAGCGCCTCACGCTGCTCCGGCGATAACTCGTGGATTTGGCGAAGCGCCGGTTCCGGAGCTCCCCAAAATTCGATCTTGCGAACCCCGGTTTGCTTGTCTCTTGAGTACGCCGCGCCGGCCGATTGCGATACATCGCAGTTGAACGTCAAGTCCAACAGCAACCCCGCGGCACGAAGTGCATCATCCGGATCGCGCAGCAGACTCACAGCCTGCAAGAGCGCTGTGCGCGCTCGCTCGCCGCCCATTCCGGCCAGACTTTCCAGGCAAAACCATACCGGGGAGCCATCCCACCACAATAGCCAATAACGTTCCGCAACGGCTTTCCATGCGCTGCGTTCCTCCTCCGTCGCCTCGATGTGGTGTGGGCTTTTGCCCAATTGACGCAACGCCGTTATCACTTCTTCAACGGCTTCTGTTGGGGCATTTTCACGGCTGCGCGCAATCAGCGCGACGGCGGCGATGAGGCGTAGCACATCCAATTCACCGTCGTGCAGCAGCTCGGAAAAGAATTGTAGAGACTGGCGGTCAGCATCCATCAGATCGTGAAGCGCCCGCGCGACGGCGATACGCACCTGCCGATTCGTTGTCGTCGAAAACAAACGGAGCAAGCGCGGCACACTTTCCGACTTCCGGGTCGGCAGCTCGGAGATCGTCCCTAATGCTTCCAGCCTGAGATTTTCGTCTTCGTCTTCCGTCTCTACCAACTTCAAGAAAAGTTCGATCCCCTCCGCGACGGCTTCGTTCGCGGCGGTTACCCACCCCATTTCCTTCTTCAGCGCCGAATCGAAATCTTCGCCGCGTTTCTCCACAAGCTTCCGCAAATCCAGCATTTCATCGCCTTCGCGGTG contains the following coding sequences:
- a CDS encoding DUF3592 domain-containing protein; protein product: MGLIFGLVFTAIGLFALVRGVVHYRTGKASAAWPAVEGRVADATVEVSVSTDSDGMTSRQYTPHVVYTYSIGGQQYSSDQVNIGSKWHYPTRARAEAKLNYQTGQRVNVHYNPENPSQAVLEPGSTRGAWGTLLIGIVFSAAGVAIVIFNL
- the ald gene encoding alanine dehydrogenase, encoding MIIGVPREIKPDEYRVGMLPVGAELLVKDGHEVLIEREAGLESGYPDQDYIDAGATIEDSWEAIYAKSELVLKVKEPQPKEIDKLGKGQILFCYFHFASSRELTEDCLQSGISAVAFETLADEQGRLPLLTPMSEVAGKMSVQEGAKSLEKQRHGRGVLLGGVTGVKPANVLILGAGVVGTAATQVAAGMGANIIVMDINLDRLRYLEEVMPPNVTTVFSDPHAIAYHAKYADLIVGAVLIPGGKTPVLITREIIRTMKRGAVLVDVSIDQGGCFETSRPTTHSDPTYLVDGVVHYCVANIPGAVSRTSSQALGHATLPYCRQLAKLGLDSFLALSEGHRESLNMRDGKLVHPALLGAFPDLGG
- a CDS encoding isoprenylcysteine carboxylmethyltransferase family protein, with translation MRDKKMMISGVLITIGAVGQIGSAIAFHDPASNELRMNAGWFILMLSGLFGWLPIYTFRRLGSVEGRGYMRTSALVDRGIYGIVRHPQYLAGVLMAIALPLITWHWSVIVLGLIAAPIYYLNTYDEEEACINKFGDEYLDYVKRVPRMNFLSGLWRMIRRRTADDPSA
- a CDS encoding maleylpyruvate isomerase N-terminal domain-containing protein, producing MDELLDRFQEIRTEFIDVLQQIPASKRTERLFNQWCLKDVVAHLAGWDRYFVDIADALEAGEEPAYWGSMAKFNAASVEKRKDQPWDSVFAEFVTNGEAFIQRCMQIPASMWAARFWNHKSITPVQMLEINIHHYEKDHLVKVKKILARFQ
- a CDS encoding YdcF family protein, which gives rise to MWRFSFAGLIAFLAVSTIAIVWDGVTDELQRADVALVMGAKVKTDGTPSHRLTARLDTAADLFERGYFEYLIVSGGLGWEGYDEAQVMAAYLADHGVPEARIFIDSGGTDTFMTARNASRIMRTNDMHSVLVITQYFHVPRTKLTLKRFGVTPVYSVNATYWGLRDLLYIPREVMAYYYYLLRSYDQDVK
- a CDS encoding LysE family translocator, producing the protein MGAQMIDAEFLLTSLVVVLVPGTGVIYTVSTGLALRWRASIAAAIGCTAGIVPHLTASIFGLSVILHNSAVIFQILKITGTLYLLFLAWSMWQDTGAIQLDGQASNKNAFQIILRGILINLLNPKLALFFFAFLPQFISADVSSPTQQMIGLGALFMLMTLIIFILYGILASGVSAYLLNSPRAMRYVQRTFALVFAVLALKLALSDA